Proteins from a single region of Pseudodesulfovibrio portus:
- a CDS encoding AAA family ATPase — MISKISNVCDFGPFSKFNWDTTVKDQDDNIIEFNKLNIIYGRNYSGKTTLSRILRSIKQKSVHEDYLNAKFDIEHSTCGSFCQDDLEDIDVDVRVYNSDFVKDNLKWLQDKDGNIQPFAIVGSKNIEIEKKVKTLENEIGNEKSGLTKESEETHKRYLSQKTLADKTEKNLEGKLRDQAREIKNNSVRYNVPTYNIASIKTDIRKVHGKKYTLTEEEQVKHQQTINETVRPNIEPRRVVIPNYEKLVESATNLLTKEISPSKTIKELLEDPNLQEWVRKGSQLHRGKRNLCAFCGNEIPSGLWEKIDAHFNKESETLRKELQTEIEHVDNEIDLFKSKVVVPDASIYSQLRKQIYSQQDEANNFISEYKKNLNKLKKAINKRLNNIFATTTYDNNYDNADKIVIAIENINKSIEQNNLLTSKIDEEKVQARQSLRLHTVQTLLSTIDYDKEKQNILDQNKNRDSLKEERDTLINLIERKRLEIRTLKSELSDETKGAEEVNNYLRHFFGHDALTLSSEKDETGSRFVLKRGEEKAHNLSEGECSLVAFCYFIAKLQEAGFESKNSIIWIDDPISSLDNNHVFFTFSLIENALAKNQNYEQLFISTHNLEFLKYLKRLTWANKEKKANFFIIENDSKCARLRPMPSHLKKYITEFNYLFSVIYKCAHPKPNGEDTFDYYYSFGNNLRKFLEAYLFYKYPNQTKVINKIDRFFDGDHQSTKLVNRVINEYSHLEEIFDRSTTPIDIPEMKKSALYVLDTIKCKDPDQYEALLTSVNIVP; from the coding sequence ATGATTTCAAAGATATCTAATGTTTGCGACTTTGGTCCATTTTCGAAGTTCAATTGGGATACGACAGTAAAAGATCAAGATGATAACATCATCGAGTTTAACAAACTGAACATCATCTACGGACGGAACTACTCTGGGAAAACCACCCTATCTAGAATCCTCAGGTCGATTAAACAAAAATCAGTTCACGAGGACTATCTGAATGCCAAATTCGACATAGAGCACTCGACCTGCGGATCCTTTTGTCAGGACGACTTAGAAGATATCGATGTTGACGTTAGAGTGTACAACTCTGACTTCGTCAAAGACAATCTTAAGTGGCTGCAAGATAAAGATGGCAACATCCAACCGTTTGCAATTGTTGGTTCTAAGAACATTGAAATTGAGAAGAAGGTTAAGACTTTAGAAAATGAAATCGGAAATGAAAAGTCTGGTCTAACAAAGGAAAGTGAAGAGACCCACAAGCGCTACCTATCCCAAAAAACTCTAGCAGATAAAACCGAGAAGAACCTTGAAGGAAAGCTCAGAGATCAAGCTCGAGAAATCAAAAACAACTCTGTTAGGTATAATGTACCGACATATAACATTGCTTCGATCAAAACCGATATTCGAAAGGTTCACGGCAAAAAATATACTCTCACGGAGGAAGAGCAGGTCAAACATCAGCAAACCATCAACGAAACTGTTAGACCTAACATTGAACCAAGAAGGGTCGTAATTCCTAACTATGAGAAGCTAGTAGAATCCGCGACGAACCTTCTTACTAAAGAAATCTCTCCCTCAAAAACAATTAAGGAACTACTCGAAGACCCTAACCTGCAAGAGTGGGTAAGGAAAGGATCGCAGTTGCATAGGGGAAAACGCAATCTATGTGCTTTCTGTGGCAATGAGATACCGAGTGGTTTGTGGGAAAAGATAGATGCTCACTTCAACAAGGAATCTGAAACCCTCAGGAAAGAATTACAAACTGAAATCGAACATGTTGATAACGAGATCGATCTTTTCAAATCAAAAGTAGTTGTCCCCGATGCATCGATATACTCACAATTAAGAAAGCAAATATACTCTCAACAAGATGAAGCTAACAACTTCATTAGCGAGTACAAAAAGAATCTAAACAAACTAAAAAAAGCTATAAACAAACGGCTCAACAACATCTTTGCAACCACGACCTATGACAACAATTATGATAATGCAGACAAGATCGTCATTGCTATAGAAAATATTAACAAAAGCATAGAACAAAACAACCTGCTAACCTCTAAAATTGATGAAGAGAAGGTTCAAGCTAGGCAATCTTTGAGACTACACACCGTTCAAACCTTACTCTCGACAATAGATTACGATAAAGAGAAGCAAAACATACTCGACCAAAACAAAAATCGAGACTCCTTAAAAGAAGAGAGGGATACACTAATCAACTTAATCGAAAGAAAACGATTAGAAATAAGGACATTAAAAAGTGAACTAAGCGACGAGACGAAAGGAGCTGAGGAAGTAAATAACTATTTACGGCATTTCTTTGGACATGACGCACTAACCCTCTCATCTGAAAAAGATGAAACTGGTTCTAGGTTCGTACTTAAACGAGGAGAAGAAAAAGCTCACAACCTCAGTGAAGGCGAGTGCAGCCTAGTGGCCTTTTGCTATTTCATCGCAAAACTTCAAGAAGCAGGGTTTGAAAGTAAAAATTCTATCATATGGATAGACGATCCAATCTCTAGCTTAGATAACAACCATGTATTTTTTACTTTTAGCCTTATCGAAAATGCTCTGGCAAAAAACCAAAACTATGAGCAATTGTTTATCTCTACCCACAACCTTGAGTTTCTTAAATATCTTAAGAGATTAACATGGGCCAACAAAGAGAAGAAAGCGAACTTTTTTATTATTGAAAATGACAGTAAGTGCGCTAGACTTCGACCAATGCCATCCCATCTCAAAAAATACATAACAGAATTCAACTACCTCTTTAGTGTCATTTACAAGTGTGCACACCCAAAACCAAATGGGGAAGACACTTTTGACTACTATTACAGCTTCGGTAACAACCTAAGAAAGTTCTTAGAAGCCTACTTGTTTTATAAGTATCCGAATCAAACAAAGGTAATTAATAAGATCGATAGGTTCTTTGACGGGGATCACCAGTCAACAAAACTGGTCAACAGGGTCATTAATGAATACTCACACCTAGAGGAAATCTTTGACAGAAGCACAACCCCTATTGACATACCTGAAATGAAAAAGTCTGCGCTTTATGTACTTGATACAATTAAATGTAAAGACCCAGACCAGTACGAAGCGTTATTAACTAGTGTAAACATCGTACCATAG
- a CDS encoding GNAT family N-acetyltransferase, producing MNIRMTDGADREAVFRVEAEAFGYDKEARLVDSLLDDPTAEPRVSLLAMDGDRAVGHILFTAGRIEGSGVKVSLLAPLSVVPDSQGKGVGGKLVEAGLEHLAAMGVELVFVLGHPTYYPRFGFVPAHTYGLKAPYSIPEKHAGAWMVRALNGAALGDVQGTFACADALHRPEHWRE from the coding sequence TTGAATATTCGCATGACTGACGGGGCGGACAGGGAAGCCGTGTTCCGGGTCGAGGCCGAGGCGTTCGGGTATGACAAGGAGGCAAGGCTGGTGGATTCCCTGTTGGATGATCCCACGGCGGAGCCCCGTGTGTCGCTCCTGGCCATGGACGGAGACCGGGCCGTGGGGCACATCCTGTTCACCGCGGGGCGGATCGAGGGCAGCGGGGTCAAGGTGTCGTTGCTGGCTCCACTCTCGGTTGTCCCGGATTCCCAGGGAAAGGGCGTCGGGGGCAAGCTCGTCGAAGCCGGGTTGGAACACCTGGCCGCAATGGGCGTTGAGTTGGTTTTCGTGCTGGGGCATCCGACGTATTATCCCCGGTTCGGCTTCGTTCCGGCCCACACCTACGGACTGAAGGCTCCGTATTCGATCCCCGAGAAGCATGCCGGTGCCTGGATGGTCCGGGCCTTGAACGGCGCGGCGCTGGGGGACGTGCAGGGCACGTTCGCATGCGCCGACGCCCTGCACCGGCCCGAGCACTGGCGGGAGTGA
- a CDS encoding ABC transporter substrate-binding protein — MKRIILLACALVLFASTAFAGTPVKVAHATWVGYGPLYIAKDLGYFAEEGLDVDIVIIEDEAQYAAALASGNIDGLGNVLDREVIHFAKGTPEVVVFAMDESSGGDGVISSAEIKTVADLKGKTVGLDKSSTSYFFFLSLLAKYGVDEKDINITEMGASDAGAAFVAGRIDGAVTWEPWLTNAGEREGGHVLVSSKEMPKTIVDVFVLNADFVKAHPEVPAKMTRCWNKAIAWYEQNADEGNEIMAKAMGLETQEMADMASGVTFIGGADNKVFFDKSKENSIFEVAERAITFWKSKGIITKDVSVDTLITPEYVNAD; from the coding sequence ATGAAACGCATCATTTTGCTGGCCTGCGCACTCGTTCTCTTTGCTTCCACCGCTTTTGCGGGCACTCCCGTCAAAGTGGCCCACGCCACCTGGGTCGGGTACGGCCCACTGTATATCGCCAAGGATCTCGGCTACTTCGCCGAAGAAGGCCTTGACGTGGATATCGTGATCATCGAGGACGAGGCTCAGTACGCCGCGGCCCTGGCCTCCGGCAACATCGACGGCCTGGGCAACGTGCTCGACCGCGAGGTCATCCACTTTGCCAAGGGCACCCCCGAGGTCGTGGTCTTCGCCATGGACGAGTCCTCGGGCGGCGACGGCGTGATCTCCTCCGCCGAGATCAAGACGGTCGCCGACCTCAAGGGCAAGACCGTGGGCCTGGACAAGTCCTCCACTTCCTATTTCTTCTTCCTGTCCCTCCTGGCCAAGTACGGCGTGGACGAGAAGGACATCAACATCACGGAGATGGGCGCTTCCGACGCGGGTGCAGCCTTTGTTGCCGGGCGCATCGACGGTGCCGTGACCTGGGAGCCCTGGCTGACCAACGCCGGCGAGCGCGAGGGCGGCCACGTGCTGGTCTCCTCCAAGGAGATGCCCAAGACCATCGTGGACGTGTTCGTGCTCAACGCCGACTTCGTCAAGGCCCACCCCGAGGTGCCCGCCAAGATGACCAGGTGTTGGAACAAGGCCATCGCCTGGTACGAGCAGAACGCGGACGAGGGCAACGAGATCATGGCCAAGGCCATGGGCCTGGAGACCCAGGAAATGGCCGACATGGCCTCCGGCGTGACCTTCATCGGCGGTGCGGACAACAAGGTCTTCTTTGACAAGTCCAAGGAAAACAGCATCTTCGAAGTTGCCGAACGGGCCATCACCTTCTGGAAGTCCAAGGGCATCATCACCAAGGACGTGTCGGTGGATACCCTGATCACTCCCGAGTACGTGAACGCGGACTAG
- a CDS encoding ABC transporter permease has product MKQPTVRKGAWLAAASLSAVFALWALAAYSGSVKPLFLPPPHAVFLSFGQMYEEGILFSYTWDSVYRVMVGWSLAAVMAVPLGLLIATSRRASSLLAPLMEFARYLPVVALVPLTLLYFGIGDAQKFAIIFLGTFFQLVLMVADSVAAVPGDLSRAAATLGASRMQTYRLVLFPGALPSIMDDLRITVGWAWTYLVVAELVAANSGLGYMILRAQRFLAIDRIFAGLIVIGVLGLLTDFLFKLLTRVITPWSEKQ; this is encoded by the coding sequence ATGAAACAACCGACAGTGCGGAAAGGGGCGTGGCTTGCGGCCGCGTCCCTGTCCGCTGTTTTCGCCCTGTGGGCGCTGGCCGCCTATTCCGGCTCGGTCAAGCCCCTGTTCCTGCCGCCGCCCCACGCGGTGTTCCTGTCCTTCGGGCAGATGTACGAAGAGGGCATCCTCTTCTCCTACACCTGGGACAGCGTGTACCGGGTCATGGTCGGCTGGTCCCTGGCCGCAGTCATGGCCGTGCCGCTGGGACTCTTGATCGCCACCTCCCGCCGCGCGTCGTCCCTGCTGGCCCCGCTCATGGAGTTCGCCCGCTACCTGCCCGTGGTGGCCCTGGTCCCGCTGACCCTGCTCTACTTCGGCATCGGCGACGCCCAGAAATTCGCGATCATCTTTCTGGGCACGTTTTTCCAGCTGGTCCTGATGGTGGCCGACTCCGTGGCCGCCGTGCCCGGCGACCTGAGCCGCGCCGCCGCCACCCTGGGGGCCTCGCGCATGCAGACCTACCGGCTGGTCCTGTTCCCCGGCGCGCTGCCGTCCATCATGGACGACCTGCGCATCACCGTGGGCTGGGCCTGGACCTATCTGGTGGTGGCCGAGCTGGTGGCCGCCAACTCCGGGCTGGGCTACATGATCCTGCGCGCCCAGCGCTTCCTGGCCATCGACCGCATTTTTGCCGGGCTCATCGTCATCGGCGTGCTCGGCCTGCTGACGGATTTCCTGTTCAAGCTGCTCACGCGCGTCATAACTCCCTGGAGCGAAAAACAATGA
- a CDS encoding ABC transporter ATP-binding protein yields MSMLAINGLEKVFDSQKGPVIALEDIDLSVDRGELAVIVGPSGCGKSTLLNIVAGLEKATSGEAVLEGAPIAGPGADRGMVFQSYTLFPWLTVRKNVEFGLRLKGVPTGERAGIARKYIDLVGLSEFENALPKELSGGMKQRVAIARVLANNPVMLLMDEPFGALDAQTRLLLQELLLEVWRKEKTTILFITHDIDEAILLADNVYIMSRRPGRIKARVKVSIPRPRDHKASLTPEFSEVKSQIMELLWEEISAG; encoded by the coding sequence ATGAGCATGCTCGCCATCAACGGACTGGAAAAGGTGTTCGATTCCCAAAAGGGGCCGGTCATCGCCCTGGAGGACATCGACCTTTCCGTGGACCGGGGGGAACTGGCCGTCATCGTCGGTCCCAGCGGGTGCGGCAAGTCCACGCTCCTGAACATCGTGGCCGGGCTGGAAAAGGCCACGTCGGGCGAGGCCGTGCTCGAGGGTGCGCCCATCGCCGGGCCGGGCGCGGACCGGGGCATGGTCTTCCAATCCTACACCCTGTTCCCGTGGCTGACCGTGCGCAAGAACGTGGAGTTCGGCCTGCGCCTCAAGGGCGTGCCCACGGGCGAGCGGGCGGGCATCGCCCGGAAGTATATCGACCTGGTGGGGCTGTCGGAGTTCGAGAACGCCCTGCCCAAGGAGCTTTCCGGCGGCATGAAACAGCGCGTGGCCATCGCCCGCGTGCTGGCCAACAACCCTGTCATGCTGCTCATGGACGAGCCCTTCGGCGCCCTCGACGCCCAGACCCGGCTGCTGCTCCAGGAGTTGCTTCTGGAGGTCTGGCGCAAGGAAAAGACCACCATCCTATTCATCACCCACGACATCGACGAGGCCATCCTCCTGGCCGACAACGTCTACATCATGTCCCGTCGCCCGGGCCGCATCAAGGCCAGGGTCAAGGTGTCCATCCCGCGTCCCCGCGACCACAAGGCCTCCCTCACCCCGGAGTTCTCCGAGGTCAAGTCGCAAATCATGGAACTGCTCTGGGAAGAGATTTCGGCGGGGTAA
- a CDS encoding Hsp20/alpha crystallin family protein, translating into MSKDIVSKQRNRLVNRQRPENLFDMMENFWRTPFSAFSHMPFEGGDYPSIDVSESDKAIMVSAELPGVAPDDIEVTVNRGRLTIKGEKKFEDEEKKDNYHRIERSYGSFQRTVALPSDVDDQHITATFKNGVLKLDIPKSAASKTVKVKVESKG; encoded by the coding sequence ATGTCAAAAGACATCGTGTCCAAACAGCGGAACAGGTTGGTGAACCGACAGCGCCCGGAAAATCTCTTCGACATGATGGAGAACTTCTGGCGCACTCCCTTCAGCGCCTTCAGCCACATGCCTTTCGAGGGGGGAGATTACCCGTCCATCGACGTCAGCGAAAGCGACAAGGCGATCATGGTCTCCGCCGAACTGCCCGGAGTCGCCCCGGATGACATCGAAGTCACCGTCAACCGGGGGCGTCTGACCATCAAGGGCGAAAAGAAGTTCGAGGATGAAGAGAAAAAGGACAACTACCACAGGATCGAAAGGAGCTACGGCAGCTTCCAGAGGACGGTGGCGCTGCCATCGGATGTTGACGACCAGCACATCACGGCCACGTTCAAGAACGGCGTATTGAAACTGGATATACCCAAGTCCGCCGCCAGCAAGACCGTCAAGGTGAAGGTCGAATCCAAGGGATAA
- a CDS encoding DODA-type extradiol aromatic ring-opening family dioxygenase: MTDTRHTVLYISHGAGPLPILGDEAHTEMVANLKELASRIGKPSAIVVVSAHWEEPVPAVTGAARPELIYDYYGFPQESYEIEYPAPGEPKLAAALHGALTRSGVECRLDGQRGLDHGVFIPLKIMYPEADIPCVQLSLIQGLDPAAHVALGKGLVGVEHDNLLIIGSGFSFHNMRAFFAPDTPDTRQQNAAFQEWLVETCATDMSAKDREDRLLDWESAPHARYCHPREEHLLPLHVCCGATGRPADDHYGLTIFGKQATAFLWE, encoded by the coding sequence ATGACCGACACCAGGCATACCGTGTTGTACATCTCTCACGGCGCAGGCCCCCTGCCCATCCTGGGCGACGAGGCCCACACCGAAATGGTGGCCAACCTCAAGGAGCTGGCCTCCCGCATAGGCAAGCCCTCGGCCATCGTGGTAGTAAGCGCCCATTGGGAGGAGCCCGTGCCCGCCGTCACCGGCGCGGCCCGGCCCGAACTGATCTACGACTACTACGGCTTCCCGCAGGAATCCTATGAGATCGAATATCCGGCCCCCGGCGAACCAAAGCTGGCTGCGGCCCTTCATGGCGCGCTGACCCGAAGCGGTGTGGAGTGCCGCCTCGACGGCCAACGCGGCCTCGACCACGGCGTGTTCATTCCGCTCAAGATCATGTACCCGGAGGCGGACATCCCCTGCGTGCAGCTCTCGCTCATCCAGGGACTGGACCCGGCGGCCCACGTCGCCTTGGGCAAAGGGCTGGTCGGAGTCGAGCACGACAACCTGCTGATCATCGGCTCGGGCTTCTCCTTCCACAACATGCGCGCCTTTTTCGCGCCCGACACGCCGGACACGCGGCAGCAGAACGCGGCCTTCCAGGAGTGGCTCGTCGAGACCTGCGCCACGGACATGAGCGCCAAAGACCGGGAGGACCGGCTCCTCGACTGGGAGTCCGCGCCCCACGCCCGCTACTGCCACCCGCGGGAGGAGCACCTGCTCCCCCTGCACGTCTGCTGCGGCGCAACCGGCCGCCCGGCCGACGACCATTACGGGCTGACCATCTTCGGCAAGCAGGCCACCGCCTTTTTGTGGGAGTGA
- a CDS encoding ADP-ribosylglycohydrolase family protein, with protein MKHDKIQDRAAGALMGAWIGDGLGLGPHWYYDLKELRRDYGDWITDYTDPKPDRYHGGMKAGQLSQSGIILELMVRSLTVRGGYDQEDFCRRMDEELFPQLNGEPPHGPGGYTSQSIREAWRRRVEQGLPWGETAGHADTTEALERALAIGIRYALDPGAMADAVSRNTALTQSDETVAAMTVAFCAALGLVVKGSKFNRVISGKLMKLVKDGVLPFHAVTRDNLKPPRPGDPDPPRAGRFSSPDALLSPGYMATAAEDPDIRIEPAWKVSLVYGMPCAIYHMLPAAYYLAARFPDDFESAVLHAVNGGGQNQIRAMLTGTLVGAQVGLSGIPARFIDGLEKGEELKGLAQKLAGQATGEAD; from the coding sequence ATGAAGCATGACAAGATACAGGACCGCGCCGCCGGTGCCCTCATGGGGGCCTGGATAGGCGACGGACTGGGCCTCGGCCCGCACTGGTACTACGATCTCAAGGAACTGCGCCGCGACTACGGGGACTGGATCACCGACTACACCGACCCGAAACCGGACCGCTACCACGGCGGCATGAAGGCGGGCCAGCTCTCCCAGTCGGGCATCATCCTTGAACTCATGGTCCGCTCCCTCACCGTACGCGGCGGGTATGACCAGGAGGATTTCTGCCGCCGCATGGATGAGGAATTGTTCCCCCAACTCAACGGCGAACCGCCCCACGGTCCCGGCGGATACACCAGCCAATCCATCCGCGAGGCATGGCGGCGGCGCGTGGAGCAGGGACTGCCCTGGGGCGAGACCGCAGGCCATGCCGACACCACGGAAGCCCTGGAACGGGCCCTGGCCATCGGCATCCGCTACGCCCTCGATCCGGGCGCCATGGCCGATGCCGTGAGCCGGAACACCGCGCTCACCCAGTCCGACGAAACCGTCGCGGCCATGACCGTGGCCTTCTGCGCCGCCCTCGGCCTGGTGGTCAAGGGCAGCAAATTCAACCGGGTCATCTCCGGCAAGCTCATGAAGCTGGTCAAGGACGGCGTCCTGCCCTTCCACGCCGTGACCCGCGACAACCTCAAGCCGCCGCGTCCCGGCGATCCCGACCCGCCGCGCGCGGGCCGCTTCTCCTCGCCCGACGCCCTGCTCTCGCCCGGCTACATGGCCACCGCCGCCGAGGACCCGGACATCCGCATCGAGCCCGCCTGGAAGGTCTCCCTGGTGTACGGCATGCCCTGCGCCATCTACCACATGCTCCCGGCGGCCTACTACCTGGCCGCCCGGTTCCCGGACGACTTCGAATCGGCTGTCCTGCACGCCGTCAACGGCGGCGGGCAGAACCAGATCCGGGCCATGCTGACCGGAACCCTGGTCGGCGCGCAGGTCGGGCTGTCCGGCATCCCGGCGCGGTTCATCGACGGGTTGGAAAAAGGCGAAGAATTGAAGGGGCTGGCCCAGAAGCTGGCCGGACAGGCGACCGGCGAAGCCGACTAG
- a CDS encoding DUF2087 domain-containing protein, producing the protein MSRKPFSIHVGDVSALARSLRRRMGEQERVPSHVEMLNLLAKAGGYRNFQHLKAEQDAPGAPEPAEINRKRVKKAAGYFDLDGRLSTWPKKHSLRELCLWVLWSRLPARTAMSELELDERLILGHAFCDHTLLRRWLVDLGLVDRTPDGGEYRRVEKQPPDEAVAVFGRLQ; encoded by the coding sequence ATGTCGAGAAAACCCTTCTCCATTCACGTAGGCGACGTGTCCGCTCTGGCCCGGTCGCTCAGGCGGCGCATGGGCGAGCAGGAGCGCGTGCCGAGCCATGTCGAGATGCTCAACCTGCTGGCCAAGGCGGGCGGGTACAGGAATTTCCAGCACCTGAAGGCGGAACAGGACGCGCCCGGCGCGCCGGAACCCGCCGAGATAAACCGGAAGCGGGTCAAGAAGGCCGCCGGGTATTTCGACCTGGATGGCAGACTGTCCACCTGGCCCAAGAAACACAGCCTTCGCGAGCTGTGCCTGTGGGTGCTCTGGTCCCGGCTGCCCGCCCGGACCGCCATGTCGGAGCTCGAGCTGGACGAGCGGTTGATCCTGGGCCATGCCTTTTGCGACCATACCCTGCTGCGGCGGTGGCTGGTCGACCTGGGGCTGGTGGACAGGACGCCCGACGGCGGCGAGTATCGCCGGGTGGAAAAACAGCCGCCGGACGAGGCCGTCGCGGTCTTCGGCCGCCTGCAATAG